In Xanthomonas fragariae, the genomic window AGGCGCCGACCAACGCACCGGCCAGTGCCATGACGCCGGCGCCAGCCAACGTCAGCCCAATCGACGGCACTGCGATCGCCACCAGGCCTGCGATCAGGCCGGCGGCACCACCTGTGGCAGCACCGCGTGCGGCAGCGGGGAAAAAGTCGGTCTTGGCGTTTTTGCGTTCGTCGGGCATATCTTGCAACTCGATATCCGAGCGAGCGATCAGCGACAGCGCATCGTTGTCGATGCCTGAACTGCGCGCGGCTTGCAGCACACGTTGCGCGCTCTCGAGATCGGATGTGCTGTAGACATGGCGCAGTTTCATCGCAAGCTCCCATGGAGGTGAGAGCCGCAGCGTTGGGCGTGCGCGGTTAGGCGTGCGTGAGCGCTGCGCGAGGGTGTTGCGAAACCACTACGCGACCTTACGCGGGAACAGATAGAAAGCCCCGCCGACCAGTAACGCCACGCCTGCAGCGGCCAGATTCTGCCAGCTGGCACTGGCCAGCAAGCCGAGCGAGAGCAGCAGCGCAGCGATGGGGATGGCGGGGCCTCCGGGCAGGCGCAAGGTCTCGGCGCGTTGCCGATACCGGCGCGCTAGCACGATCACCGCAGCTGCCGTGCCGATGTAGGCAAACAGGCGCGTGACCATCGACAGCAGCGCCAGTTGCGTAAACGAGCCCGACAACGCCAATGCAAGCGACAGCACGCCTTGGGTGAGGACCGCCGCTGCAGGCGTGTGGAAGCGCGGATGCACGCGTGCCAGAAACGCCGGGCCATAGCCATCCTGAGCCAGCGCGAACAAAAGACGTGGGCCGAGCATCACGGTATTGCTGGTGGTGCCAAGAATGGAAATGGTGGCGCCAACAGTGAGGATCAGCGCCAGCGCTTCGCCACCAAAGCGGCTAGCGGCATCGGCCAATGGCGTGGGCGAGGCGGCAAGATTCGGCAGCGTGCCTTGCGCAACGATCTGCACCGCGGCGTAGATCATAGTCACGGTGATGATCATGGTGATCAGCGCGAACGGCACATCGCGACGCGGGTTGCGGTATTCGCCTGCGGCCGCGGGAATGTTTTCGAAACCGGCGTAGGCGAACAGCAACAACAAGGCGGCTTCGCCGAGATTGCCAAGGTTGCGCAGGTCTGGCGTGGTGCCGGCAAAGGCCCATGACCAATCGACATAAAACGCACCGATCGCCACGAACAACAGCAACGGCACCAGCTTGCCGATCACCAGCGCAATGCCGGTACGCGCGGCCGACTTCATCCCGATCACGTTGATGGCGGTCAGCAACCCCAACGCGCCGACCACCACTAGCAGACTTGCCCATTGATCGGTGGCTGCGGTCGGCCAGAACCGCGCCACCGCATCGGCCAGCCCGTTGCTTAATGCAGCTGCCGAACTGATGCGCGTAAGCCAGATCATCCAGCCGGTCTGAAAACCCACAAACGGGCCGAATGCTTCGCGCGTATAGAGGTAGCTGCCGCCGGGCGTGTCGAAATAGCTCGCCGCCTGTGCGTAGCACAGCACTAACAGAGCCACCGCCAGGCCAGCCAGCATCACCGCCCACAAACTCATCGGCCCCAACAGTGCGGCGGTGGCGGCCGGAAGCAGATAGATGCCGCTGCCGATCACATCGTTGATCGATAACCCGACGATCTGCCAACGGCTGACGACGCGGACCGGCCCGGACGCATCGCGCGGAGCAGTTGGCGTACTCATGGTGCAGCCTCCGCCAATACCGGCAATTGCCACTCTGTTTGCAGGCGCGCATATTCGGCGCGCGGCAACAGCACCAACAGCGGGTTGTCATCGGGCTTCAACCACGCAATCAGGCGCCGCATGTCGGCCGGTGCCATTGCGGTGCAACCAGAGGTCGACTGCCCTGGCGTAAGCCACAGGTGCGCGAAGATGCAGCTGCCGCGGCCGGGAATGGCCTTGGGGTTGTGCGCGATGACAAAACCTTCGCTGTAGCGCGCACCGCTGCGATGGTGCAGATCCGGGCGCATCGGTTCGGTCGAACCAGCCACTGCGGCCTCGCCGACCTGCGCGGCATCGACAATGCGGTTGTACAGCGGCGAGCTGGGCACGTCCATGCAGTAGTTGGTGGCGCTCATCGCCTGATACGGCATCGCGCTCTCGATCCTCGGCGCATCGCCGAAGGCCGTGCCGATGGCGAACACGCCGGCCGGGCTGCGGCCGTCGCCCTCGCGCTTCTGCGGGCCTTGCGTTTGCGCCGGATGCAGGCCCTCGCCCCAGGCGCTGCCATGGCGACCAAGTGCGACTGCAAACCCCGGTACGGCGGCCGGTTGCCACTGGCCGTCCACATGCGTGAACGTCTGCAGGCGGGCCTGGGTGCTGTTCCAATCCGGTGTGGTCACCACGATCAGGGCGCGTGCTTGATGCAATGCATCGATTGGCGCGGCCGCGCATGCGAGGCTGATAAAGCTCGCCAGCGTCAGCAGCGCGACGGATCGAAACGGGATGGCAAGGCGCATGCAGGCTCCGGAGGAAGGGGCGAGCTGGGATAAGCCCGCGTCTGATCAGTAGATGATGCGCAACGATGAGGCCGTGCGCCTACAACGTGTCATG contains:
- a CDS encoding APC family permease; this translates as MSTPTAPRDASGPVRVVSRWQIVGLSINDVIGSGIYLLPAATAALLGPMSLWAVMLAGLAVALLVLCYAQAASYFDTPGGSYLYTREAFGPFVGFQTGWMIWLTRISSAAALSNGLADAVARFWPTAATDQWASLLVVVGALGLLTAINVIGMKSAARTGIALVIGKLVPLLLFVAIGAFYVDWSWAFAGTTPDLRNLGNLGEAALLLLFAYAGFENIPAAAGEYRNPRRDVPFALITMIITVTMIYAAVQIVAQGTLPNLAASPTPLADAASRFGGEALALILTVGATISILGTTSNTVMLGPRLLFALAQDGYGPAFLARVHPRFHTPAAAVLTQGVLSLALALSGSFTQLALLSMVTRLFAYIGTAAAVIVLARRYRQRAETLRLPGGPAIPIAALLLSLGLLASASWQNLAAAGVALLVGGAFYLFPRKVA
- a CDS encoding L,D-transpeptidase family protein, whose amino-acid sequence is MRLAIPFRSVALLTLASFISLACAAAPIDALHQARALIVVTTPDWNSTQARLQTFTHVDGQWQPAAVPGFAVALGRHGSAWGEGLHPAQTQGPQKREGDGRSPAGVFAIGTAFGDAPRIESAMPYQAMSATNYCMDVPSSPLYNRIVDAAQVGEAAVAGSTEPMRPDLHHRSGARYSEGFVIAHNPKAIPGRGSCIFAHLWLTPGQSTSGCTAMAPADMRRLIAWLKPDDNPLLVLLPRAEYARLQTEWQLPVLAEAAP